The region TAAAAATAATTTAGGAGTCATTCCTTATTTTTCTCTCGCCAGTGGATTCTTAACCGGGAAATATAGAAAAAAAGAAGATTTTGAAGGCAAAGAGCGAAAAATGTTCGCCGATAAATTCCTGAATGATCGGGGTGAAAAAATCCTGAAAAGCCTTGATGAAATTTCAGAAAATCATAATATTTCTCAAGCAGGTGTTGCTCTTGCCTGGTTAATAAATAGACCAGGAGTAAGTGCACCAATTGCAAGTGCTACCAAATCTTCGCATTTAAAATCTTTTAAAGAAGCAGTTGAAGTTTCACTTTCAAGAGAAGATATGGAGGTTTTGAATAAAGGGAGTAAGCAAGAATAATAAAAAATAAAAACCCCTTATGGCGAAGAGATTGCTTCAGCTAAAAAGCTTCGCAATGACGGAAAAAACAAGCTATACGTCATTGCGAAGCCGCTTTTTTCGGCGGTTGAAGTAATCTCATCCAGGGAAATTAACTTGGAAAAAAATCAGGAATTAAGAAAAGATTGCCTGGTTATAATTCCCATAATGTCGAATTATTCCCAGCATTAATAGTTTACTTCAGAGTAAAATTTTTATTAACCTAAAACCTTTACTAATTCATCAAAATCTACTTTTTCCTGTTCGCCTGTTTTCATATTTTTCAGGGTAAATTTTTGCATTTCCATTTCTTCTTCTCCAGCCAGAATTACAAACGGAACTTCGCGTTTGTTAGCATAATTCATTTGCTTTTTCATTTTCGCTGCATCAGGAAATAGTTCCGCAGTAATACTTTCACTTCTCAATTTATTTACGGCTTTTAGCGCGTAAAGTGCTTCTTCATCACCAAAATTGATGAAAAGCGCTTTAGTATTTTGGGTAACGGCTTTAGGAAAAAGATCAAGTTCTTCTAAAACCAAATAAATACGATCTAAGCCAAAAGAAATTCCCACACCACTCACATCTTTTAAACCGAAAATTCCGGTTAAGTCGTCGTATCTTCCGCCGCCGCCTATTGAGCCCATTTGCACCTTTTCTGGAGCTGAAACTTCAAAAATAGCTCCTGTGTAATAATTAAGTCCACGAGCCAGGGTTACATCAAGATCAAGTTTGGCAGTTTTTAAAGGCATTTCAGCGATAGCCTTTTCAATAAATTCCAGCTCTTCAATACCTTCTTTTCCGGTTTCGGAAGAAGCCAATATTTCTTTAATTCCGGCAATTTTTTGAGTAAAAGAACCCTTTAAACTAAAAATTGGCTGAATTTTTTCAATGGCGTTTTCAGAAATTCCTTTTTGCAGCATTTCTTTCTTTACACCCTCTTCCCCTATCTTATCCAGTTTATCTAGTGCTACTGTGAAATCAATAAGTTTATCTTTTTCACCAATAACTTCGGCAAAACCAGATAGCACCTTTCGGTTATTAATTTTAATAGTGACACCTTCTAATTTTAAAGCTGAAAAAACTGCATCGTATAATTGCACGAATTCTACTTCCTGCCAAAGGCTTTTACTACCAACTACATCTGCATCACACTGAAAAAATTCTCTAAAACGTCCTTTTTGTGGTCTGTCAGCTCTCCAAACTGGCTGAATCTGGTAGCGCTTAAATGGGAAATCTATTTCATTTTGATGCTGCACTACATAACGAGCAAAGGGTACGGTAAGATCGTATCGCAAGGCTTTTTCACTAATTGAAGATGTGATCTTTAAGCTATCTCTATTTTTGTAAGCTTCAGCATCGGCTTTCTTAAGAAAATCGCCCGAATTCAAAATTTTAAAAATTAATCGATCTCCTTCTTCCCCATATTTCCCCATAAGGGTATCAGAATTCTCAAAACTTGGAGTCTCGATAGGTTGAAAACCAAATTTTTTAAATTCGGTTTTAATTTGGTCGAAAATAAAATTTCTTTTAGCGACTTCGGCCGGGTTAAAATCTCGAGTTCCTTTTGGGATAGAAGGTTTTTGTGCCATAAAATTTTTAGGGTATAACTACCATTTTTAGTTTAAAATTAGCGCCACAATGCGACTTAAACAGTGCTGCAAATATCTTAAATTTTAAATGAACCCAAACAAATTTCAGATTTTAAGTAACATTCTTCCATTTATGAAGTCTAACTAAATAGCACTGAAAAAACTTTCTATGTTCGGGTTATTTAAAGAAAACATAAGCATCGCTTTTAATTCCATTAAAAGTCAGTTACTTAGAACCATACTTACCGTGTTGATTATCGCTATTGGAATCACTGCGCTGGTTGGAATTTTGAGTGCGGTAACCGCGTTGGAAAATACTATTAGTAGTGATTTTGCCTCTATGGGAGCAAATACCTTTAATATTCAACGCTATGAGTTCAATTCTCAACGCCAGGGCGGCGGTGAAGTTGAAAAAGTAAATCCTATAATCACTTACCGGGAAGTACGTAAATTTGAAGAAAATTACCAGTATCCGAAAGCGCAAACTGCAGTATCATTTACTGGAACCGCAGGTGCTGAAGTTAAATATATCAACGAAAAAACCGATCCGGAAGTAAGGGTTCTTGGTGTTAACGAAAATTTTCTTGAGAATTCTGGTTTAAACGTAGAAAAAGGCCGGGAGTTCAATATTTTTGATATTCAAAATAATAATAATGTAGTAATACTGGGCTCTGATTTCGCCAAACCCGAAGGACTTTTTAAGGGTGCCGACCCTATAGATAAAATAATTAGTATAAGAGGCGGCAAATTTAGAGTTATTGGAATATTGGAATCAAAAGGCTCTACCTTTGGAAACAATCAAGATCTACGGGTTTTAATGCCAATACAAGTAGCTCGCTCTATGTTTACGCAGCCGCAAATAAACTATGCCGTAAGTGTGAAGGTTGATGATAAAGAATTATTGGAAGGCGCCCAGGATGAGGCAATCTTAACCTTTAGAAATATTAGGAAACTTAATCCTATAGAAGAAAATAATTTTGGACTGGAACGCAGTGACGATCTTATTAATCGAATTTTCTCCATTACCAGTTATCTAAATTACGCGGCCTGGATTATTTCTATCATTACCATATTTGGCTCCTCTATAGCTTTAATGAATATTATGTTAGTAAGCGTAACCGAAAGAACCCGCGAAATTGGTGTTAGAAAAGCCCTGGGAGCAAAACGAAAAACTATTGCTACCCAATTCTTTATGGAAACCCTTATTATTGGCCAAATAGGTGGCCTTTTAGGAATTATCCTTGGAATATTGATTGGTATAGCCGTTTCTGCCGCAGCTGATTTTGACTTTACCACACCCTGGGTTGCTATCCTCTGGGCTACAGCAATTACGATTTTAGTAGCTATTCTCGCCGGAAGTTATCCCGCAGCCAAAGCAGCAAAACAAGATCCTATAGAATCACTTAGGTATGAGTAGTGAGTAGTGAATAGTGAATAGTGAATAGTGAAATTAGAGATTCTTCATTAGATTTTATTAATCCCGGTAAAAGCATAAATGGAAGCTAAAGGCTACTATTTTTCATTCCTTTTTATTCTGAAAGATATTCCAGGAGTAAGCATTACAATACCGTAATTCACAGTGAATGTATTGCTTTTTTTAACGATGAGGCCGAATGTAGATAGAAGAGAAGTTGAAAAAACAGAACTAAAATAAATTATTTAGAAAATAAATTCAACGGATTCTTAGGCCGATTTTTAGCCTTATTTACTCTCTACCATATTATCAAAATAGCGATAAAGATCTCCTTTAGTAATATTCGCACCTTGTTTTATAAGTGCAAAAATATCCTTATTTCTATCCTCACTTAAAGCTTTAGAAGAAGTATAAATATTTACAGATTCATCCAGCAAATTAGTTTGTAGCCAGCTGTAACCTTTTCTTGTGGTTAGATCTACTCCTTCGTGTTCAATTTTAATTGCAATAAGATGAATCGTGACTTCAGTAATATGAAAAAGGTAAATTTGATTGGCAGAAAAATGTTCCAGGAATTCCACTTTATTTAGAACACCTTCCCAAATAAGGTCACTAAAAACATCAAGCTCCTGCTCTGCCGCTTTTGGTTGCTCTTTTTTTATTTTCTCCCATTCATCGGCAGTAATAGATTGTGAAGCGAGGAAATTAATGAATTCCTGCTTCATTTCTTCAAACTGTTCTTTGGTTAATCTGGAATATTTCATTCTTAATAAAAATTAAATAGATCGATAAAAATCGTCATCCTGAATATATTTCAGGATCTAATTTGTTAGTAATTCTAAACTTGTTAGAAGCTGAAACCAGTTCAGCTTGACGAAAATAATAACTCCGAAATGTTAATTGTGAATTAGGGTCTCAATAAAATAAGAAAAGCCCACTACTGGAGCGGGCTTTTAACTTTGTAATAAAATATATTAAGCTTCAGATACTACATCAAAATTGTAAGTAGTCACTACTTCACGATGAAAACGTAAAGTTGCTTCGTACTGTCCTAATCTCTTGATGTTTCCACCTGCTATGCTAATAAATTTCTTATCGATTTGGATTCCTTCTTTAGCGAAAGCTTCAGCTAAATCACCATTAGTGATAGATCCAAATAATTTGTCTCCAGCACCAGCTTTAGCAGTTAACTTAACCTCTACATTATTAAGTTTTTCTGCTTGCTTCTTAGCTTCATCGATATGTTTTTGCTCTTTATAGGCTCTTTGCTTCAGGGTTTCAGCTAAAACTTTTTTAGCCGAAGGAGTTGCAAGATGTGCATATCCCTGAGGAATAAGATAATTTCTGCCATAACCGTTCTTCACGTTTACAACATCATCTTTAAAACCTAAATTATCTACGTCTTGTCTAAGTATCAATTCCATAATTGCCTCTTTTTATTTTAGTAAATCACCAACATATGGCATTAACGCAAGGTGACGTGCTCTTTTTACAGCAACAGCCACTTTTCTTTGGTATTTTAAAGAAGTACCGGTTAGACGGCGAGGTAACAATTTACCTTGCTCGTTTACGAAACTCATCAACCAATCTGGATCCTTATAATCGACATACTTAATTCCAGACCTTTTAAAACGACAATACTTCTTCGTTTTACTAGTCTCTATATTAAGAGGAGTAAGATATCTAATCTCTCCGTCTTTTTTTCCTTTTGCTTGTTGTTCAATAGATGTAGCCATACTTACGCTTTTTCTTGTTGTCTTCTATTTCTTCTTTTCTCAGCCCAGTCGATAGCATGTTTGTCTAACTTCACAGTTAGGTAACGCATCATACGCTCGTCTCTTCTAAAAGCAAGTTCCAACGGCTCTATAGCCTCTCCTGGAGCTTTGAATTCAAACAGGTGGTAAAACCCGCTCTTTTTGTGTTGAACTGGGTAGGCTAACTTTCTAAGCCCCCAATCTTCTTTCGATACCATCTCGGCCCCTTTAGAAACAAGAAATTCTTCGTATTTCTGAACTGTCTCCTTTATCTGCTCATCAGATAAAACGGGATTCAAGATGAAAACAGTTTCATAAGTGTTCATAAAAATTTACTTTAAATTAAATTGAGTGCAAAAGTAGCTCATTTATTTCTATTTTCAAAGCATAAAAGTGAAGGAACTTTAATACTAAAAAACAAGTATTTTGCTTAAAAAAGCAAAAATTCCGATATCGGTAACAAAATATATAAAACTCAATTAATTAGTTTTAGATAAAGTTCAAATTAATCCGACGAATGTAAAGTTTATCTTGTAATTATGATATTTTATGTTTAATATTGTTATTACTTAACCTAACTGCCGTGGAAGAAATTTTACTCAAATGTATTGTTGTTGACGATTCTAGCTTGCAACGATTAGCTATCGTCAAGTTGATTAGAGACCATGCAAACCTTAAGCTAGTTTCGGAGTATAATAATGCTATTGAGACAAAAAATGGCCTTTTAGATAATGAAATCGATTTGATATTTCTAGATATTGAAATGCCTGTTCTAACAGGTTTTGAACTTTTAGACGATCTTCCAAATAAACCGCAAATTATCTTTGTAACCGGGAAAACACAGTATGCCTTTAAAGCTTTTGATTATGATGCGGTAGATTATATTCATAAACCGGTAACTAAAGAACGCTTCAATAACGCGGTTGCTAAAGCAATAAACTTATATAAATTAAAACATCAAATCGCCGCGGCGCCTGAAGATGAAGACTATATTTTTGTAAAAAGTAATCTTAAAAATCGAAAGGTTTTTCTAAACAAACTAAAGTATATACAGGCATTAGGAGATTATGTGAAATTTGTAACTGAAAAGGAAAACTTTGTGGTGCTCGCTACAATGAAGTCTTTTGAAGAGCAATTACCTAATGATAAGTTTCTTAGAACGCATAAATCTTATATTGTAAATCTAGATAAGATTGAGCGCTACAACTCTAAGAACATTGAGATTGATAAGCGAGGGTGTAATCTCAAGTCTGTCTAGACTTTGAAAATTAAATTAAAATTTTTAGACTAGATTATGACACAAGAAGAGATTAAGGAATTAAAGGAAAAAGCATTAAAACAATTTTTATCAGGAGAATCCCTAACCGGCAAAAACGGCGCTTTTGCTCCAATGCTTAGGGAGTTTATGGAAGAGGCCCTGGAAGCAGAAATGTCTTCGCACCTTTCCGATGAAGAAAAAGGCTCAAAAGCAGGTAATAAGCGTAATGGCAAAGGCAAAAAGACCCTAAAGAGCAGCCAAGGGGACGTCACCATTAACACGCCCCAGGATCGTAACAGTACCTTTGAGCCGGAGATCGTAGCGAAACGCCAGCGTATCCTGGCCGATAATTTAGAAAAGCAGATTATAGGCATGTACGGGATGGGCAATAGCCTGCGGGATATCTCAGCTCATATAGAGGAAATGTATGATTCCAAGATATCCACACACGTTCTAAGTGATATTACGGACCGGGTGATTCCCAAGGTTAAGGAATGGCAGGATCGCCCCTTGGAGCCGGTATATTGCATCCTATGGCTCGACGCGATGCACTTCAAGGTACGCGAAGAAGGCAAAGTAAAGCACAAGGCCTTGTATAATATTTTAGGAATAAATAAAGCTGGAAGAAAGGAAGTGCTGGGTATGTATATCTCGGAAAGTGAAGGGGCCAATTTTTGGCTTCAGGTGCTGACCCAATTAAACAACCGTGGCTTAAAAGATATTCTGATTGCCTGTACGGATAATCTTACGGGCTTTAGTGAAGCCATTCATTCTGTTTATCCCAAGACTGATATTCAGCTATGTATTGTCCACCAGATCCGCAATAGTATGAAGTATGTGGCCAGTAAGGATCAAAAAGATTTTATGAAAGACCTTAAACTGGTGTACAAGGCTGACACCAAAGACCAGGCTGAATCGGCTTTACTGGATCTGGAAGAAAAATGGGGCAAAAGATATCCCATAGTGATCCGTTCCTGGAATGATAACTGGGACCGATTGAGTGCTTATTTTGAATATACCGCACCCATTAGAAAACTCATATACACCACAAATGCCGTAGAGGCTTTTCACCGGCAGGTAAGAAAAGTAACCAAGACCAAAGGCGCTTTTACCAATGATATGGCACTATTGAAGCTGGTTTACCTAGCTACCAGAAGAATTGAAAAGAAATGGAACGCCCCACTGCAGAACTGGGGTTTGGTAGTTCAACAATTAGCTATTAAATTTGAAGGTCGGCTAGAGTTGGACTTAGCCACCAATGAAACGAAAAACTAAAATTTTCTTCTCCCGGGGGTACCCCCGGGAGAAGAAGCAGACAGAGTTGAGCTAACACTCCCTGATAAGCAAAAGTTACCACTTAGTCGCCATAAGAAAACTAACTTGGTTGAAGCTTTAAGCGCTATTCAATAAACTAATTACTTCACAATTAATTATAATCTCTCAACCTTACTATTTTCAGGTTCTAACTTATCAACAAAATAGATCCTGAAACCAGTGAAGAATTATATCCAAAGAAGTCAGTCTACTTATATAGGATCTACATTAATTACCACTTTTACGCTTCTAAACGCTCCAATAGCTTTAAAACTTTCCATAATACGTTGAAGCAATTCTTTTGTTTTTCCTAACGATTGTTGCTGCGGAATTTTAAGCAGAATATTCTTATAATACTCATTTCTAATTCTGGCAACGGGTGGAAATTCTGGCCCCAACACATTTTCTTTAAAAACATTTTTCATTCCTGTAGCTAACCAGTCGGCACCATCATTTGTTTTAGAATAATCCCGGCATTTTAAAGTAATTCTAATCAGGCGGTAAAATGGCGGATACTTATAATTGTAACGTTCTTCTAACTGATCTTTATACATCCCGGCATAATCTCCCATAGAAACCTGTTGAATAATCTGGTGATGTGGATTGTAACTTTGAATCAATACCTTCCCCCGTTTCTTTGTTCTCCCTGCTCTACCGGCCACCTGAAGCATTAGCTGGAAACTGCGTTCATGAGCTCTAAAATCAGGAAAATTCAATAAATTATCGGCATTCATAATCCCTACCAGGTTCACCTTTCTAAAATCAAGTCCCTTGGTAAGCATCTGGGTTCCTATTAGAATATCGATCTCCTGTTGTTCAAAAGCATTAATTAGTTTTTCATAAGCATATTTGCCACGGGTAGTATCCTGATCCATTCTTGCCGTTTTATAATCAGGAAAAATGGTTTTTAACTCGGTCTCAATTTGCTCAGTTCCAAAACCCTTGGTTGTAACTTCAGAACTGTCACAAGCCATACATTTTTTTTGCATTGCGATATGATAACCACAATAATGACAACGCAACTGGTTGTTATGGCTATGATAAGTCAAACTCACATCACAATTAGGACATTGTGGCGAATGCCCGCAAGTGTTACATTCCAATACTGGCGAAAATCCTCTACGATTTTGAAATAAAATCACCTGCTCTCCGCCATCCAGGGTTTCTTTTATTTCAGCGAGCATTTTATCAGAAAAATGCCCTTTCATCTCCTTCTTCTTATACTTGGTTTTTATATCTACAATTTCAATCTCCGGCTCCAGGACATCACCATATCTTCGGTTTAATTCTACAAAAGCATATTTATGATGCTTAGCGTTGAAATAAGATTCCAGAGAAGGCGTTGCCGATCCTAAAACTGTTTTCGCCTTAAAAAAATTAGCCAGAACTATCGCGGCATCCCGTGCATGGTAGCGCGGAGCCGGATCAAATTGCTTAAAGGAAGTTTCATGTTCTTCATCTATCACCACTAAACCTAAATTGGCAAATGGAAGAAATATAGAGGAACGTGCGCCAATTACAATTCTGGCTTTTTCTGAATCTTCTAAAATATGACGGTACACCTCTACTCTTTCGTTAACCGAATATTTACTGTGATAAACTAAAACTTTATCACCAAAATAAGCTCGCAACCGTTCAATTAACTGGGTGGTTAGGGCAATTTCAGGTAAAACATATAGCGCCTGCTGGCCGTTTTCAATAATCTTTTCTATCAGTTTTATGTAAATCTCAGTTTTTCCGGAGGAAGTAATGCCGTGAAATAAACAAACATCCTGCTCCTGTAAACCTGCTTCTATTTCTGAAAACGCTTTCTGCTGAAGTTCACTTAACTGAATCCCCATTTGAGAAGCTTCTCCACTAAAAGCAACTCTATCGGTTTTTTCATAATATTCTTCAAGAATTCCCTTTTTGATAAGACTTTTAATAATTGCTGCTGAAACTCCCGATTTATCGCTTAGGTCTTTTACTTTTAATGGTTTCTTATGCTGCGCTTTTATGCTGAAAAAACTTAGCAAAGCTTCTTTTTGTTTAGGCGCCTTTTCTAATTCATCCAGAAGCTGATGCATCTTGACTTCATTATCATAATCAGGATTTAACCTTACATAGCGTATTTTTTTCGGCTTATACTGCTCATAGATCTCCTGGTTTAGCACTACCAATCCTTTTTGCACAAGTGCGTTAATAATAGGGAGCACGTTTTTTTTATCCAGAATTTTCATAACCTCCTGGATCTTTACCGAAGATTGCCGCTGCAAAGCTTCTATTACCAGGTATTCTTCATCCTCCAATTCGGCTTCTTCAATATTTGCATCTTTGGTTAGTTGCACAATACTTTCGCTTTCCAATAGAAAAGCACCGGGTAATGCCGCCTTTAGCACATCACCTTCAGCGCACATATAATAAGAAGCGATCCAGGCCCAAAACTTTAATTGATGTTTGGTAACTAAAGGGGTTTTATCTAAAATCTGATTTATAGGTTTTGCCTCATAAACCTGTGGTGGGTTTTGATGAATTGCAGCTGTAATTGCGGTATAAACTTTAGACTTCCCAAATGGTACAGCTACGCGCATCCCTTTTTCTAAAAAATTAGCTTCTGCTTCAGAAATAGTATAGGTGAAACGCTTTTGCAGCGGTAATGGTAAAATAACATCTATAAAATACGGCATATTGATGAAGTAAACTACCCTGGGATAACCACCAAGGCATAAAGTTGAAAATTTCTAAATATTTTGATTTAAGACTCGCGTAATAAATCTTACTTAATAAGTAAGTTTAGTCAAAAATAAAAACCATCCTTAAAAAGAATGGTTTTTAAACTATTTAATTTCTTAGAAAATTTATTCGGTCCGTTCCCAAACTTTGGTTTTGTAGAAAAAAGTGACATATCCACGAACATTAAGCTTATCGGGATTCTTATCATCAACCCAAATTTTCCCTTTATATTCTTTTCCAGATTTTGGATCAATTAAAGTACCGTCTACATATACGTCACCTTCCTTTTTAAAATCACGAATAACGTTTAGACCTTCTATGGGTTTGTTTTTAAGTTTTCCCTGGCATTCAGTACATTTACGATCACGGTGCTCTTCTTTGGTAATTCTTATTACTTTACCGTGAATGGCATTGTCTTTTTTATAAATCTCTACTATAGAATTTACACGACCGGCATCATTAACTACTTTCCATTTACCAAACACTTCCTGGGCCTGGAGACCTGAAGACATCAGGACAGATCCAAAAATTAATAGATTAAGTAAGTTGAATTTCGTTATCATTGTCATTATTTCTAATTTTTATTGTTCCCCCAGCATTCCCTCTTTAAGGTCATCATCTGCTGGTTCATTAGAAAGCCATATTCCAAATAAAGCCTTTTTAAACTCCATTCCCTGAATAGTACCACTTTCTTTTCCATTTTTATAGATTACCGAACCTTTATTTGGTAGGTAAACGAGGTCAAAAATATCCCCTTTATTGATCTCATCCTCAAAAAAGCTGATAAACTTCTTGATCTCGGCTGAAATTGGTGCTGTATTCCCACCGGTTGCATTTTCAAAACCTTCATTTACCGCATCCATCATTCGTTGACTGGTAATCATTTTTGAAACTATGTGCAATTTTATTGCCATTGCTTCATCCTTATTCATTATTTCCGAAGCATCCCCCGATTTGGTTTTAAGGTAAAGTCCGCCGGCATACATATCCATCCAGAACTTTTCTCTTACTCCTGCCCCGTTAAGGATTAGCTCTTCAGAACCATATTCTAAAGTATTGGGTAATGTTGCACCACCTATTTCGGTTTGTGCTGAAATTGAATTTAAGCCGAAAACGGCCACAAATAGGACTAATAGTTTTTTCATTTTTAATGTGGTTTTAGGTTGTTAATTTATTTAATTTTTTGCTTCATTTTTATTAAAGATGCATTTAATTCAAAACCTAACAGCAATATATTAGAATTTAACCAGATATACACCATTAATATTAATAATGCACCAATCGAGCCATAAAGCTCATTATAAGTAGAAAAATTTTCTATGTACAAACCAAAAAGGTAAGTGAATATTAAAATTAGAAAGGTAGTAAAGAAAGCTCCTATAGAAAAAAAACGTGCCTGACGTGCTTCTTTGGTACCAAAATAATACAGGGTTGCTACTGCTACATATATAAGTAGAATAAATACCAGGTACTTCACGAAAGCCGTGTTGATATCCATAAATTTTATGTTTAATTCATTGAAATCACTTACAGCATAGGTTAAATAAACAGCTAGAATTACAGTTAGTAATAACAGTAAAGCCATAACGAGTGAAACTCCAACCGCTACCAGGTATTGCCTTACAATAGATCTATTTGCATTGGTATGATAGGAGAATTCAAAACCTGTGAAAATTGCATTTATCCCATTAGTCATTAGAAAAATAGAAACAATAAATGCTATGGAAAGCAATCCTCCCCGTGGGGTATTAGCAATATCCAGGAAAATATCATTAAAAAAATCTGATGTATTTGGCGGTAGCAAAGAATCCATAAAGACCAGGAATTGCAGCTGAAAATCGTCTATAAAATTAATGTAGGGAATTAGGTTAAGCATAAACAGCAAAAACGGAAACAGCGCCATAAAAAAACTAAACGCAAT is a window of Salegentibacter salegens DNA encoding:
- the hisS gene encoding histidine--tRNA ligase; this translates as MAQKPSIPKGTRDFNPAEVAKRNFIFDQIKTEFKKFGFQPIETPSFENSDTLMGKYGEEGDRLIFKILNSGDFLKKADAEAYKNRDSLKITSSISEKALRYDLTVPFARYVVQHQNEIDFPFKRYQIQPVWRADRPQKGRFREFFQCDADVVGSKSLWQEVEFVQLYDAVFSALKLEGVTIKINNRKVLSGFAEVIGEKDKLIDFTVALDKLDKIGEEGVKKEMLQKGISENAIEKIQPIFSLKGSFTQKIAGIKEILASSETGKEGIEELEFIEKAIAEMPLKTAKLDLDVTLARGLNYYTGAIFEVSAPEKVQMGSIGGGGRYDDLTGIFGLKDVSGVGISFGLDRIYLVLEELDLFPKAVTQNTKALFINFGDEEALYALKAVNKLRSESITAELFPDAAKMKKQMNYANKREVPFVILAGEEEMEMQKFTLKNMKTGEQEKVDFDELVKVLG
- a CDS encoding ABC transporter permease, producing MFGLFKENISIAFNSIKSQLLRTILTVLIIAIGITALVGILSAVTALENTISSDFASMGANTFNIQRYEFNSQRQGGGEVEKVNPIITYREVRKFEENYQYPKAQTAVSFTGTAGAEVKYINEKTDPEVRVLGVNENFLENSGLNVEKGREFNIFDIQNNNNVVILGSDFAKPEGLFKGADPIDKIISIRGGKFRVIGILESKGSTFGNNQDLRVLMPIQVARSMFTQPQINYAVSVKVDDKELLEGAQDEAILTFRNIRKLNPIEENNFGLERSDDLINRIFSITSYLNYAAWIISIITIFGSSIALMNIMLVSVTERTREIGVRKALGAKRKTIATQFFMETLIIGQIGGLLGIILGILIGIAVSAAADFDFTTPWVAILWATAITILVAILAGSYPAAKAAKQDPIESLRYE
- a CDS encoding DUF6495 family protein — encoded protein: MKYSRLTKEQFEEMKQEFINFLASQSITADEWEKIKKEQPKAAEQELDVFSDLIWEGVLNKVEFLEHFSANQIYLFHITEVTIHLIAIKIEHEGVDLTTRKGYSWLQTNLLDESVNIYTSSKALSEDRNKDIFALIKQGANITKGDLYRYFDNMVESK
- the rplI gene encoding 50S ribosomal protein L9, producing the protein MELILRQDVDNLGFKDDVVNVKNGYGRNYLIPQGYAHLATPSAKKVLAETLKQRAYKEQKHIDEAKKQAEKLNNVEVKLTAKAGAGDKLFGSITNGDLAEAFAKEGIQIDKKFISIAGGNIKRLGQYEATLRFHREVVTTYNFDVVSEA
- the rpsR gene encoding 30S ribosomal protein S18, with the protein product MATSIEQQAKGKKDGEIRYLTPLNIETSKTKKYCRFKRSGIKYVDYKDPDWLMSFVNEQGKLLPRRLTGTSLKYQRKVAVAVKRARHLALMPYVGDLLK
- the rpsF gene encoding 30S ribosomal protein S6 — encoded protein: MNTYETVFILNPVLSDEQIKETVQKYEEFLVSKGAEMVSKEDWGLRKLAYPVQHKKSGFYHLFEFKAPGEAIEPLELAFRRDERMMRYLTVKLDKHAIDWAEKRRNRRQQEKA
- a CDS encoding LytR/AlgR family response regulator transcription factor — its product is MLLKCIVVDDSSLQRLAIVKLIRDHANLKLVSEYNNAIETKNGLLDNEIDLIFLDIEMPVLTGFELLDDLPNKPQIIFVTGKTQYAFKAFDYDAVDYIHKPVTKERFNNAVAKAINLYKLKHQIAAAPEDEDYIFVKSNLKNRKVFLNKLKYIQALGDYVKFVTEKENFVVLATMKSFEEQLPNDKFLRTHKSYIVNLDKIERYNSKNIEIDKRGCNLKSV
- a CDS encoding IS256 family transposase, which codes for MTQEEIKELKEKALKQFLSGESLTGKNGAFAPMLREFMEEALEAEMSSHLSDEEKGSKAGNKRNGKGKKTLKSSQGDVTINTPQDRNSTFEPEIVAKRQRILADNLEKQIIGMYGMGNSLRDISAHIEEMYDSKISTHVLSDITDRVIPKVKEWQDRPLEPVYCILWLDAMHFKVREEGKVKHKALYNILGINKAGRKEVLGMYISESEGANFWLQVLTQLNNRGLKDILIACTDNLTGFSEAIHSVYPKTDIQLCIVHQIRNSMKYVASKDQKDFMKDLKLVYKADTKDQAESALLDLEEKWGKRYPIVIRSWNDNWDRLSAYFEYTAPIRKLIYTTNAVEAFHRQVRKVTKTKGAFTNDMALLKLVYLATRRIEKKWNAPLQNWGLVVQQLAIKFEGRLELDLATNETKN
- the priA gene encoding replication restart helicase PriA, with protein sequence MPYFIDVILPLPLQKRFTYTISEAEANFLEKGMRVAVPFGKSKVYTAITAAIHQNPPQVYEAKPINQILDKTPLVTKHQLKFWAWIASYYMCAEGDVLKAALPGAFLLESESIVQLTKDANIEEAELEDEEYLVIEALQRQSSVKIQEVMKILDKKNVLPIINALVQKGLVVLNQEIYEQYKPKKIRYVRLNPDYDNEVKMHQLLDELEKAPKQKEALLSFFSIKAQHKKPLKVKDLSDKSGVSAAIIKSLIKKGILEEYYEKTDRVAFSGEASQMGIQLSELQQKAFSEIEAGLQEQDVCLFHGITSSGKTEIYIKLIEKIIENGQQALYVLPEIALTTQLIERLRAYFGDKVLVYHSKYSVNERVEVYRHILEDSEKARIVIGARSSIFLPFANLGLVVIDEEHETSFKQFDPAPRYHARDAAIVLANFFKAKTVLGSATPSLESYFNAKHHKYAFVELNRRYGDVLEPEIEIVDIKTKYKKKEMKGHFSDKMLAEIKETLDGGEQVILFQNRRGFSPVLECNTCGHSPQCPNCDVSLTYHSHNNQLRCHYCGYHIAMQKKCMACDSSEVTTKGFGTEQIETELKTIFPDYKTARMDQDTTRGKYAYEKLINAFEQQEIDILIGTQMLTKGLDFRKVNLVGIMNADNLLNFPDFRAHERSFQLMLQVAGRAGRTKKRGKVLIQSYNPHHQIIQQVSMGDYAGMYKDQLEERYNYKYPPFYRLIRITLKCRDYSKTNDGADWLATGMKNVFKENVLGPEFPPVARIRNEYYKNILLKIPQQQSLGKTKELLQRIMESFKAIGAFRSVKVVINVDPI
- a CDS encoding DUF2147 domain-containing protein, which gives rise to MTMITKFNLLNLLIFGSVLMSSGLQAQEVFGKWKVVNDAGRVNSIVEIYKKDNAIHGKVIRITKEEHRDRKCTECQGKLKNKPIEGLNVIRDFKKEGDVYVDGTLIDPKSGKEYKGKIWVDDKNPDKLNVRGYVTFFYKTKVWERTE